The region ATGGCTGGAGCAGACAGCTGCTAGGGTCCAATTACCATCGGGCGGGCTTCCGAGCGGAGGTGGGACTACCGCGTGTGCGTCTCCGCTGAGTGGATGGAAATGTAGTTCTCTCTTCGACAGCGCTGCGTTTCTCTGGCTAGCAGCCGTTAGCAACGCTTATGATGAAGCGGGTTATGAGGGGAACGGGCGATTGTTATAGGTACTGGTCTGTATGTTATAGGAGAACGTCCTTATGGGCTATGTGACTGTGGCATCTAGTGTGCCAGAAATATAGTGCGGAGAGGGcatcattgtttaaaaatttGTCAGATTCAGGGATTCTGTTTCTTCTCTTAAACCTTTCCTTGGTCCAAGTGAGAACCACCAACGCAGTGAAAGAAAAGTTATGCAGTTTTTCATTGTTCGAATTATGGGCGGAATTGGGGGGttctgacccccctaattaagacttggaccccccccaaaaaaaagaggtaaaaacaacaggtcggggtgtcaaaatatttatatatccttcttacctgtaatcgtaaatattacaatttatttCCCAGCAGTGGCGCCAAATCTGGagcatggactgaagtaaaaagagctgtccTGGGTTTTGTTAACCCAGTAATCCCCCAtacccccataccccccaccccccctgagGTTTTGAACTGGAAACTGTGCATAACCAAACACGTTAAATAGTTTCCCTCATGAACCTGCAAACTTCCATATCATACTTTCCCCCAGAGCTGTTTCTGGGTCCTACAGGTAGGGTCCCGAGCCCAAGGTCCTTACAGCCACTTTGAGGTGTTAAAGTTTCCTAATGTGTTTTAGGATGTGTGACGCTTCCATTTTCTGTTTGGACACATGCTCTTTCCTgtggtgttacattacattgcggTGAAGGCAAACCCAGTGAAACTCAAATAAAACACTGATTTCATTGGACTGAGTAGTGCTATGTACCAGTAGAGATTTTCACCCAGGCACATCAAAAGCTTCTTTCAAAAGTTTATTGTTAAATATCCTTTATACAGCATTGCAGCAGGAAAATAATGCACAgtccacctgtctgtctgtttgtctgtctgcctgcctgctcatTAAGAAGAGCTCTTGAGAGGAGCTGAATGTGCTGAACAGATCAGACGCCTTGGAGAGCTTTGCTCCCTCAGAAAGATATTGTAGAACTTTATCCTTATGATTGTGAAGCAGCATCCACTAAACAATGAACACATGACATTCCTCATTTAGAACAAACACATAATCACCATGCCTTATAATGatgtcataaataaaacatttggcaGCTTCCATGGCTAAAGATGTGTAGCCGTTTCTGAGGAGGCTTATGGGTAATATCGCATCAGTTTCACAGCTGCTGAGCAAAGGAAAGGTCTTCCTCAGCTAGCATGGGAAGCAGAATCTGCTTCAGTCTTTAAATCCAGATTTAAAACTAGCCTTTTCAGCCTCTAGCACAGCACCAGTCCCCTGTAACCCAAATCTACAGCCTGCTGCACCCAGAAGCTGCAGGACAGGCTGACTGCAAATCCTAGTATGCAGTTTTTTCATTGAAGTTCAAAATAGACTGACTAACTGATTCGCTGATCAATGAGTCAGGACACAGCTGCCCCCTGCcaagcagacccccccccccacttattGCTGATGTGACCTCAATGATGCCTCCTATTGGCAAGAGGACTAACTACAGGAACCAGACCCTACGCCAGGAATGCTCAAATCTGATCCTAGAGGCCAGCACTACTGCTTGTTTTCATTCCCCCCCTCTAATCAGAGACTGAGTCAAATCTCTGGCCAATTAGTGGCACTAAGCAATCAATGAACTATcaggtaaaaaagaaaaccagcagtactactggacTCGATGGCCACACTTGAGTATCCCTGCCCTAcgacctcctccccctcttcctcctctctcctcctccccctcctccctactctctctgtccatctctctctctttctccctccctctctctctccatgtctcaGTGAAGTTCTATGTAAtttcctccccttcctctgtctTGCAGTTCAGTTCCATTCATGTCACTTTAGCACAGGACACACATCACTGGCTGAGAAACTTTATACTGTAACACAAGtagctttttaaagctgtgcgtgtgtgtgtggccgtgtatgtgtgtgaccgtatgtgagtgagtgtgtgtgtgtatgtgtacgtgtttgtacgtgtgtgcgtgagactgtgtgtgtgtgtgtgcgtgcgtgcatgtgtatgtgtacgtatttgtacgtgtatgtgtgtgagactgtgtctgtggtACAGAGCCACATCACACAGAGAATATGTGTGAGGAATTTCGTTAAGTGTAACAGACATGGTATAAGAAGctataacacaaacacagatcagACCAGAAAGTTATGCTCCCTGCTTCCAGCAGGGgccgacagacagacacaaagactGTATATAGGCCTTAAGAACAATTACAAGATCATTACAACACAGAGAACATTAACTGGACATTATAAAACCTGACAACATTATTCCCTTATATCTGTGGTCCACAAggatgaacaaataaataaatatatagatattaCTGTTGAAacattatatgtattttaaaaaatctcccATTAGTTGAAAGGGCAGTCCCCTGAATGCAAAGTGTCCGGATCAAGCATTCCCTCTGGGTCAAACATGCAACAGTTTGGCAATGAGACTCAAAATTGCTTGAGTAGAGAAATACTCAAAGAATAAGTCCCAAGTATTCACAGCTAGGGGAGCCACAGAGATGCAGTTCCACGTATTCACAGCTAGGGGGAGCCACAGAGATGCAGTTCCATGTATTCACAGCTAGGGGGAGCCACATAGATGCAGTTCCATGTATTCACAGCTAGGGGGAGCCACAGAGATGCAGTTCCATGTATTCACAGCTAGGGGATCCACAGAGATGCAGTTCCATGTATTCACAGCTAGGGGATCCACAGAGATGCAGTTCCATGTATCCACATCTCTGTAAATGTCGAGTTGCCCTGTTGGTAGGTGTGACTTGAAGGGGTGATTTCCAGAAGCATCCACAAGGGAGGGCTCTCACGGATTATAACCccagcagaacagagagagatacacacacacccacacacacacaatcactcacgcgcacacgcacacacacggacatgcagacatgtatgcatgtacacacacacactcacatgcaaatattcacattcacacacacacaaacacacactgcccctctcccttatatttctctctctcacacactcatccccctcttcttcctctctttacATCACGTTCTCAAAGAGTTGCAGGGACCTCATCATGGTGTCATCCTGCAGACACATGGGACAGGAATGCAGTTCACACAGACCATGCTTCACACTGTTTTTTGCCACTGTCACCACCAGAGGTCAGTGTTACCAAAATAACTCACTGTCTCAAACAAACCACAGACAACAGTGTGCATTGCGGTTCCTGCGTAATTTCTGCTTGGGGTAATATCAAGCATGTGCTGTGAGCCCATCATTGTCAGACACGGCTAGTTTAAGTGCAACCCCTGTGGTTTTCCTCTATTATTAAAAGCTTAATAGTGCTGAATATtacttaaatattaatgttcCTATCCATTGCGATATTATGCTAACTTACTTAGTAGCAAatcagaaagagacagagagtgagatgTGCATTTTTGAAACAAACCTCCTGGCATGCTAAAATGAATTCTTCCAGAGTGACGActccatctttgtttttgtccattttctgtgggggagacagagagggagatagcgagggagatagagaggagacagagagggagacagagagggagacagagagggagatagagaggagacagagagggagacagagagggagatagagaggagacagagaggtattattattattactattacaatcacaattattattatttttttattgttattgttgttgttgtatagcctactcgttatggccattgccacactgttgattgcattgttgtttgtattcaatgtttcctattcctgtttctatgtgtacgctttggcaataagtacaagtgtatttcatgccaataaagcattttgaatttgaatttgaatttgagacagagagggagacagagagggagacagagagggatattCTGCTGTTAATCAATGCTGCGGTACAGGTGATATATCTGCTATCTCACAGTAGGTAGGTTACAGGTGATGTACCTGTGGTGGCTATGGTAACAGTGAGGTACCTCTGGTGACTATGCTGACAGTGATGTACCTGTGGTGGCTATGGTAACAGTGAGGTACCTGTGCTGGCTATGGTAACAGTGAGGTACCTGTGCTGGCTATGGTAACAGTGAAGTACCTGTGGTGGCTATGGTAACAGTGAAGTACCTGTGGTGGCTATGGTAACAGTGAGGTACCTGTGGTGGCTATGCTAACGGTGATGTGGTGGCTATGCTAATGGTGATGTGGTGGCTATGCTAACGGTGATGTAGTGGCTATGCTAACGGTGATGTGGTGGCTATGCTAACGGTGATGTGGTGGCTATGCTAACGGTGATGTGGTGGCTATGCTAACGGTGATGTGGTGGCTATGCTAACGGTGATGTGGTGGCTATGCTAACGGTGATGTGGTGGCTATGCTAACGGTGATGTGGTGGCTATGCTAACGGTGATGTGGTGGCTATGCTAATGGTGATGTAGTGGCTATGCTAATGGTGATGTAGTGGCTATGCTAACGGTGATGTGGTGGCTATGCTAATGGTGATGTAGTGGCTATGCTAACGGTGATGTGGTGGCTATGCTAACGGTGATGTGGTGGCTATGCTAACGGTGATGTGGTGGCTATGCTAACGGTGATGTGGTGGCTATGCTAACAGTAAGATGCTCAGTGTTCTGACCTCAAAGAAGGCATCCACATGTTGCCGCGGCACGTCTCCTTTCAGGGCAGGGTAGGTGTACTTCCCCATCATGTCATAGATAGCAGAAACAATCTGAGTCATCTCCTGtcaaagagaacacacacacacacacagacccatacacacacacacacacacacacaaatccacacacacacacacacacacacacaaacccacacacacacacacacacagacccacacacacacacacacacagacccacacacacacacatacatagacccacacacacacacacacacacacagacccacccacacacacacacacacacacacacagacccacacacacacacacacacacacacacacacacacacacacacacacacacacacacagacacacacacacagacacacagacccacacacacaccattgtgAGAATGAGTGATGCATAAATATGAATCCGCGCCTGGACCCTGCTGACGGGTACAGTTTGTACAGAGCACCAAGAACGGCTGTTTCACCCCACAGTTATCACATCCAGGAAAGAGTATGTCCGCAAGCAGGCAAAACATCACAGCAAACATGCATCCACCcgttatatatacacataaaacagctgtttctctaaaatggtaaaacatacacacatataaatgcCTCATCTCAAATCTCAATGCCCTAAATATGTATCAAAACGAACAAATTTAACCATACTGTTTCTGTAGCTTTGGAGAGCACTGTATATCGCCCCCCCGTCTTTCACACACGCGTTGGAGAACATGGGAGCCACAGTCCACCCCCCTGAGGTGCCTCTGCTTGTAGTGGATTGATTGCAGATTACCTTGCTTGTCTACCACCTAATCCAGtaaaattcactttttaatCAGAACCTCTGTGTTACATCCTCTACCCCCTGATCCCGTCAAATTCTTTCCCCTTGATATGCAGTACCTTTGTGTGATATCCTCAGCccccctacttcagtccaaTTCCCTCACAccttgtctcccccccccccccaccccacccatttCCTGTGATGTGTATTCATTTAAGGCAGTAAGCATTTAGCCCTGTTTTCCTTTGAGGGACAGGGTATAAGTATTGAATTCTCCGTCatttgttggtttttctttatctttacttgggtaacagacccactagttcctttaCTATGTTAAACaacctattttaaaacaaagacatgcctgcatttatttttctacttacaaaagtgcGGCGGTATAAAttccaccacacgcacacacacacacacacacacacctccttgcTGATGTATCCATCTTTGTTGATGTCGTACAGGTTGAAGGTCCACTGCAGTTTCTCTGTTACTGAACCTCTGAGCAGTGTGGAGAGGCCCAACACAAAGTcctgagggagtgagagagagagggaaagagagtgagagagagtgagtgggtgagagaaggggaaagagagagagaaggagagagggggagggagagagagagagagagggggggagggagagggagagagagaggaagagagagagagagggagagagaggagaggagggagggagagcgaggtgggagagagagagagggagagggagagcgagagggagggagagagagagtgagagagggagagggagagctagaaggaggaagagagagagggagagggagagcgagagggatccagagagagagggagagagagagcggattCATTGGTCGATTGGTGGAGAGAGGATGAAAAAAGGGGTTACCTCAAACTTGATGGAGCCATTGCTGGAGGTGTCAAATGCGTTGAATAGATAATGAGCATATGTGCTGGCATCTgtgatgaaaaaacaaaataaggcTCATATTATACATGACATATTAATAATGTCAGCAGGTGTtataaaaatcatattaatCATGACATATTAATAATGTCAGCAGGTGTTATAAGGATCATATTAACAGGTAATATATAATGTCTGTCATTAGGTTACAGTAATACTGTTTTATAACTTGTCAGGTGTTAATGATATACGTGTCAGCCTAATATCTACAATGTAATCTTTACAGGCTGAATGTGATCTTTTAATGtcagttgcaaaaaaaatacaatgtaattACAAAGTCAAGTTCTAATACAGGTGTAAGATAGAAGTGGTTAAGGATACACATGTGGACCCATTTTAAACATGCTGTGTAGTCTATGAAAGTACATTggagcgtgtctgtgtctgtgatctacatgcacacacagaaactgtacttaatgcacAGGGTTagtactgaacacacaggatgagtactgaacacacagagactggactgaacacacagggactggactgaacacacaggatgagtactgaacacacagagactggactgagcacacagtgactgtactgaacacacagggttagtactgaacacacagggacTGGACTGAACACAAAGAGACTGGACTGAGCACACAGGGTTagtactgaacacacagggacTGGACTGAGCACACAGTGactgtactgaacacacagggtTAGTACTGAACACAAAGAGACTGGACTGAACACACAGGATTAGTGCTGAACACACCGTGCCTGCACTAtggatgtaaatatttaataattttattccaATTCTTGCATTTCGACTCTAATAGGGTTTGAATATTATTGTGTGTCCTGTGATAACTTTAGCTTGCAGATGATCTAACATACAGTGTAAGCACTATAGGCAGTAGTTCAGCCACAGTTTTAATACGGACTAACAAATCCCCTGGGAAaaggaacattctggaaattaattgaataataaGGAGTCAGTACactgtctgtactgcacaaAGTGTCTGCACTGCACAAAGTGTCAGTACTGCGCATAGTGTCAGTACTGCGGACACTGTAAGCACTGTGCATAGTGACTGTACTGCACATAGTGTCAGTACTGCGTACAGTGTCAGTACTGTGCATAGTGTCTGTACTGCGCACAGGGTCAGTACTGCATAGaggcacagacaagcacacaggGGCCCGATGTGCTGAGAGCAGACTCACCTCCATGTGGGAAGAACTGGGCGTAGATCTGTTTGAACGTCTCCTCATTAACTACACCACTCGGGCACTCCTaagaggcacacacaggcacaaacactgATTTCAGATCAGCCACAGTCTGACCTGCTCtcataacacacgcacacacacaaacacacacacactgatttcaGATCAGCCACAGTCTGCCCTGCTCtcataacacatacacacacacacacacacacacacacactgatttcaGATCAGCCACAGTCTGCCCTGCTCTcataacgcacacacacacacacacactgatttcaGATCAGCCACAGTCCGCCCTGCTCTCataatgcatacacatacaatgcatacataggacggagtgtagcacagtgggtaaggaactagacttgtaaccgaaaggtcgcaggttcgattcccgggtaggacactgccattgtacccttgagcaaggtacttaaccgaaattgcttcagtatatatatccagctgtataaatggatacaatgtaaaatgctatgtaaaaaagttgtgtaagtcgctctggataagagcgtctgctaaatgcctgtaatgtaatgtacacacacacacacacacacacacacacactgatttcaGATCAGCCACAGTCTGCCCTGCTCTCATACTGGCTGCTCTCATTCTGGCCTCTGTCAGACTGATCTCAGAACAGTTAATGTGAAGTCAGACAGAGATTATTACGGTAGTTATGGGAACATTATGGGGAAGGACAGGCACACTTACATTCTTGAAGCCGCGATAGAGAACCTGCAGCTCTCTCTTACTGAAGTTCGTCTGAGCTTCCAGCTGCTCCAGACCTTCTGGTCTGTGACAGACCATAGTAATCTCCAAATCATCATCTATCttatctacagagagagagagagaaagatagagtgagagagagagagagagagagaggggtcatCTCCAACTCACCAAGCAAAAAAGTGGCATCATCATTCACCGCACAcagagcgccccctacaggccatGTGTGGACCAAGATCTCCATGGTCTCCGCCAGCCCATAATATATTTGGGTAGCACAGCTGGGGTAgcaaacatttccatttaaacagcCCGGCACGCACACCCTCTCCATTACACACAGGCTTCTGGGAGGAGGGCCCACAGCCCAGTGTGTCCCAGCCTGTCACAACACAGGGAGGCACAGGGAGTAAccacccacagcacagtgtgtccCAGCCTGTCACAACACAGGGAGGCACAGGGAGTAACCACCCGCAGCACAGTGTGTCCCAGCCTGTCACAACACAGGGAGGCACAGGGAGTAATcagccacagcacagtgtgtccCAGCCTGTCACAACACAGGGAGGCACAGGGAGTAACCACCCGCAGCACAGTGTGTCCCAGCCTGTCACAACACAGGGAGGCACAGGGAGTAAccacccacagcacagtgtgtccCAGCCTGTCACAACACAGGGAGGCACAGGGAGTAaccacctgcagcacagtgtgtcCCAGCCTGTCACAACACAGGGAGGCACAGGGAGTAATCAGCCAGGAGTACAGCAAGAGTACAACCACTCACAACCTGAGGCACAGGGAGTAACAGGTACACCGCACAAGTAAACAGCACACTGTGTTACCTGTTCAACTTGGAAATGCTACAATTACATAATTACAGTTAACTAAATTACTTCAACAGCTTATACATTATTTTCTCTTCcttccatttaaaataacttcTTTTGTTAAACATAGAAAATACTTTGGCAATTTTCGttgtatgtatttcatgccaataaagcatattgaattgaaaagagagagaaagagaggaggagagtgagagagtgagtgtgagagagagagcccctgtgtgtgttttcattccaGACTTTTATTACAGTTGGTGAAGCATTGAAAGGGTTGTAACTCGTTTTTAATGAGACGCTCTAATGTCTAATAAGGGACATCAAAACAGATACTCATGTTACAAAGAATGAATGTTCCGTTTTTATTTAAAGACTTTTAATGAGTCTGAAGCTCTTCCTGGACAGCAGatgctttattttcagtaaTGTGCCGTGGGAAGCAGATCCTGAGGTTACACACACGGCGTATCGATTATTAACTGATGGACCTGTAGCTCAAATCAGGCAAGTCGTAAACGAACGTGTGACGCCTTGCAAAAGAAACGAAGCcattaaaggaaaacaaagagtTTCAAGCAAAGCGAGCTGCAATGAGCCCAACCCACATCCTGCTAAATccagcactcacttcattactgaacccacatcctgctaaatccagcactcacttcattactgaacccacatcctgctaaaaccagcactcacttcattactgaacccacatcctgctaaatccagcactcacttcattactgaacccacatcctgctaaaaccagcactcacttcattactgaacccacatcctgctaaaaccagcactcacttcattactgaacccacatcctgctaaatccagcactcacttcattactgaacccacatcctgctaaatccagcactcacttcattactgaacccacatTCTGCTAAAATcagcactcacttcattactgaacccacatcctgctaaatccagcactcacttcattactgaacccacatcctgctaaatccagcactcacttcattactgaacccacatcctgctaaatccagcactcacttcattactgaacccacatTCTGCTAAAAccagcactcacttcattactgaacccacatTCTGCTAAAAccagcactcacttcattactgaacccaTATCCTGCTAAATccagcactcacttcattactgaacccacatcctgctaaatccagcactcacttcattactgaacccacatcctgctaaatccagcactcacttcattactgaacccacatcctgctaaatccagcactcacttcattactgaacccacatTCTGCTAAAAccagcactcacttcattactgaacccacatcctgctaaatccagcactcacttcattactgaacccacatcctgctaaatccagcactcacttcattactgaacccacatTCTGCTAAAAccagcactcacttcattactgaacccacatcctgctaaatccagcactcacttcattactgaacccacatcctgctaaatccagcactcacttcattactgaacccacatTCTGCTAAAAccagcactcacttcattactgaacccacatTCTGCTAAAAccagcactcacttcattactgaacccacatTCTGCTAAAAccagcactcacttcattactgaacccacatTCTGCTAAAAccagcactcacttcattactgaacccacatcctgctaaaaccgcactcacttcattactgaacccacatcctgctaaatccagcactcacttcattactgaacccacatcctgctaaatccagcactcacttcattactgaacccacatcctgctaaatccagcactcacttcattactgaacccacatTCTGCTAAAAccagcactcacttcattactgaacccacatcctgctaaatccagcactcacttcattactgaacccacatcctgctaaatccagcactcacttcattactgaacccacatTCTGCTAAAAccagcactcacttcattactgaacccacatcctgctaaatccagcactcacttcattactgaacccacatcctgctaaatccagcactcacttcattactgagcccacatcctgctaaaaccagcactcacttcattactgaacccacatcctgctaaaaccagcactcacttcattactgaacccacatcctgctaaatccagcactcacttcattactgaacccacatcctgctaaaaccagcactcacttcattactgaacccacatcctgctaaaaccagcactcacttcattactgaacccacatTCTGCTAAAAccagcactcacttcattactgaacccacatcctgctaaaacca is a window of Anguilla rostrata isolate EN2019 chromosome 9, ASM1855537v3, whole genome shotgun sequence DNA encoding:
- the kcnip1b gene encoding Kv channel-interacting protein 1b isoform X3, which translates into the protein MGIVMGTFSMQTKQVNYRKDKIDDDLEITMVCHRPEGLEQLEAQTNFSKRELQVLYRGFKNECPSGVVNEETFKQIYAQFFPHGDASTYAHYLFNAFDTSSNGSIKFEDFVLGLSTLLRGSVTEKLQWTFNLYDINKDGYISKEEMTQIVSAIYDMMGKYTYPALKGDVPRQHVDAFFEKMDKNKDGVVTLEEFILACQEDDTMMRSLQLFENVM
- the kcnip1b gene encoding Kv channel-interacting protein 1b isoform X2 encodes the protein MAGCSLRCTQGLLKFLHTLQRLLSGTLSKDKIDDDLEITMVCHRPEGLEQLEAQTNFSKRELQVLYRGFKNECPSGVVNEETFKQIYAQFFPHGDASTYAHYLFNAFDTSSNGSIKFEDFVLGLSTLLRGSVTEKLQWTFNLYDINKDGYISKEEMTQIVSAIYDMMGKYTYPALKGDVPRQHVDAFFEKMDKNKDGVVTLEEFILACQEDDTMMRSLQLFENVM
- the kcnip1b gene encoding Kv channel-interacting protein 1b isoform X1, which translates into the protein MYLLPSACNYYCWREAHHRLCDFLDQWLIQTRQTRSHGGDRTKRDKIDDDLEITMVCHRPEGLEQLEAQTNFSKRELQVLYRGFKNECPSGVVNEETFKQIYAQFFPHGDASTYAHYLFNAFDTSSNGSIKFEDFVLGLSTLLRGSVTEKLQWTFNLYDINKDGYISKEEMTQIVSAIYDMMGKYTYPALKGDVPRQHVDAFFEKMDKNKDGVVTLEEFILACQEDDTMMRSLQLFENVM
- the kcnip1b gene encoding Kv channel-interacting protein 1b isoform X5 → MVCHRPEGLEQLEAQTNFSKRELQVLYRGFKNECPSGVVNEETFKQIYAQFFPHGDASTYAHYLFNAFDTSSNGSIKFEDFVLGLSTLLRGSVTEKLQWTFNLYDINKDGYISKEEMTQIVSAIYDMMGKYTYPALKGDVPRQHVDAFFEKMDKNKDGVVTLEEFILACQEDDTMMRSLQLFENVM
- the kcnip1b gene encoding Kv channel-interacting protein 1b isoform X4 encodes the protein MGAVVGTLTMQTKQRQPSRDKIDDDLEITMVCHRPEGLEQLEAQTNFSKRELQVLYRGFKNECPSGVVNEETFKQIYAQFFPHGDASTYAHYLFNAFDTSSNGSIKFEDFVLGLSTLLRGSVTEKLQWTFNLYDINKDGYISKEEMTQIVSAIYDMMGKYTYPALKGDVPRQHVDAFFEKMDKNKDGVVTLEEFILACQEDDTMMRSLQLFENVM